CGAACTATCAGAACGGCGACTATGGCGATGCCATCATCGCCCTCGACAGGTTCATCCAGCTGCACCCGGGCAACCGCGACGTCAGCTATGCGTACTACCTCAAGGCGCTGTCCTACTATCGTCAGATCACCGACGTCGGGCGCGATCAACGGACGTCGGAGGAAGCGTTGGTTGCCTTTCAAGACCTGGTTCGGCGCTTTCCGGCAAGCCGGTATGCGCGCGACGGGCGCCACAAGATCGATCTCATCGTCGACCACCTAGCCGGCAAGGAGATGGAGGTCGGGCGCTTTTATCAGAAGCGCGGCGACTACCTGGCGGCAATCAATCGGTTCAAGATCGTGGTCGACAAGTACGACACCACCACCCATGTCCCGGAGGCCCTGCATCGCCTTGGTGAAAGCTACACCGCGCTCGGCCTCAATGAGAACGCGCGGCGTGTCGCCGCGGTCCTGGGCTACAATTACCCGGGCAGCACGTGGTATTTCGACACCTACGAACTGGTCGAAGGCGTCGAAGTCGAAGGCAAACCGGAAGAAATCGACAACGCGGGCGCCCTCGACTGGCTGTATTGAACCCGCCGAACGTGAGATGCTGACCGGGCTGTCCATTCGCGATTTTGTCCTCATCGACCGGCTCGATCTCGAATTCGCATCGGGATTGACCGTCCTCACCGGCGAAACCGGGACCGGCAAATCCATCCTCCTCGACGCCATGGGACTGGCGATCGGCGCCCGCGCCGATAGCAGCCTGGTCCGCAGCGGAGCCCAGGCGGCCTCCGTCGTTGCCGCCTTCGCGGTCGCTTCGGACCACCCGGCACGCGATATCCTGCGCGTCCACGACGTTCACGACGGCGACGATATCGTCTTGCGCCGGACGATATCGGCCGACGGCGGCAGCCGCGCCTTCGTCAACGACCGCCCGGCGACGGCGACGTTGCTGCGATCGTTGGGTGACGCATTGGTCGAAGTGCAAGGTCAGTCGGAACACCGTGCCTTGGTCGATCCGGATTCGCACCGCCGGCTGCTGGACTCGTTTGGCCGTCTGTCGAGCCATTGCGACACCGTCGGCGAGGCGTGGCACATGTGGCGAGAGGCGATCGCCTCCGAGACCGAAGCGGTCGCCGAATATGACAAGGCGCGCGCCGACGAGGACTATCTTCGCCACGCCGTCGCCGAGTTGATCGCCCTGCGGCCGCAGCAGTCGGAAGAAGCCGAACTGGCGGAACGGCGGTCGACCCTGATGAACCGCGACAAATTGATCGACGGGCTCAACGCGGCGGTGTCGGAATTGGGCGGTGAAAACGACGTCGAAAG
This portion of the Alphaproteobacteria bacterium genome encodes:
- a CDS encoding outer membrane protein assembly factor BamD; this translates as MVRLIATAILFLGLTACGSDETAEEEDAIPSEPPVEQLYNNAMDSLISGERQIAAQQFEEVERQHPYSVWATKAQLMTAYANYQNGDYGDAIIALDRFIQLHPGNRDVSYAYYLKALSYYRQITDVGRDQRTSEEALVAFQDLVRRFPASRYARDGRHKIDLIVDHLAGKEMEVGRFYQKRGDYLAAINRFKIVVDKYDTTTHVPEALHRLGESYTALGLNENARRVAAVLGYNYPGSTWYFDTYELVEGVEVEGKPEEIDNAGALDWLY